The Triplophysa rosa linkage group LG25, Trosa_1v2, whole genome shotgun sequence genome window below encodes:
- the crebbpa gene encoding CREB-binding protein isoform X1, with protein sequence MAENVLDVGPPNAKRAKLTAPAQDAPELGSLSWDDLENDLPDELIPNGSDLGLMSMPSNGGSAGGHGPMVQDAAAKHKQLSELLRPGSSSNLIASPQPGGMAAQLGGLGKSSLGQGSPSHPSQTPKQGTQGGNAGSAGMGLGTGFNQAMLNSGQPHGMLGQNAGTQQGQAMNGTLGSVGRGRGAAGTQYQSAAMQVAPSVGATGRGAAGSVLAETLTQGAQQMGINAQQAGNINKMGMAGGNSQFGQYQGGGQQIGTAGVNAQLQNKGTLPNSLPPFPTDLKGAAVTSVPNMPQQQQVPVGMVAGQGVSAGPTADPEKRKLIQQQLVLLLHAHKCQRREQANGEVRACSLPHCRTMKNVLNHMTHCQAGKSCQVAHCASSRQIISHWKNCTRHDCPVCLPLKNASDKRNQQPMLSSPNAGLQTSIGSVGTGQQTTPALSSSTPIDPSSMQRAYAALGLPYSSQTPTQAQSPAQTQGAGQPTAQTQQQMRTLNLLGGSQMNLSGSAIGVPTSDQAKLLSDGTMSSTLNANTQLMSDIPAVGNMSNLPTAAPLSATGVRKAWHEHVTQDLRNHLVHKLVQAIFPTPDPAALKDRRMENLVAYARKVEGDMYESANSRDEYYHFLAEKIYKIQKELEEKRRSRLQRQIINQTPMTAAGQQPQALNQPNVMGPRPQNGPVPMPNVPNQIMNRMPVSQGMNPFNTMPSVPMSQAPMASRAASPINHPQQINMNQVPTMNMSPTRMPQTQGMLGTHAGNMVAPTNQTQFVAQTQFPTNAMNVNIGQPNTQPAVSQQQQNANLPLNALGPLGPQLGCPTPPQAPLRATPPPNTTVSTTNLPAALQPNRASTPVPAQGTPPHTQPQAELPLSAHQHPGTPSGDNRVPTPASAGSTDLHSQHPVPDVPPSETKTEEQDYDMGIKTEPKMESEDDTFSMLVKREEQEGSEAKQEPMETEDKKTDIKAETKEEDESRTNGTTSSSPSQSRRKIFKPEELRQALMPTLESLYRQDPESLPFRQPVDPLVLGIPDYFDIVKNPIDLSTIKRKLDTGQYQEPWQYVEDVWLMFNNAWLYNRKTSRVYKYCSKLAEVFEQEIDPVMQGLGYCCGRKYEFSPQTLCCYGKQLCTIPRDGTYYSYQNRYHFCEKCFNEIQGDSVTLGDDPAQPQTMISKDQFERKKNDTLDPEPFVECKDCGRKMHQICVLHYEVIWPSGFICENCLKKSGKSRKENKFSAKRLQSTRLGMYIEDRVNKYLKRQNHLEAGEVFVRVVASSDKTVEVKPGMKARFVDTGEMLESFPYRTKALFAFEEIDGVDVCFFGMHVQEYGSECSFPNTRRVYISYLDSIHFFRPRLLRTAVYHEILIGYLEYVKKLGYVTAHIWACPPSEGDDYIFHCHPADQKIPKPKRLQEWYRKMLDKAYAERILHDYKDIFKQATEDRLTSANELPYFEGDFWPNVLEESIKELEQEEEERKKEENTAVCETPEFRSFQKGTPGDSKNAKKKNNKKTNKNKSSLSRANKKKPGMPNVANDLSQKLYAAMEKHKEVFFVIHLHSGPMVNTLPPIIDSDPFLTCDLMDGRDAFLTLARDKHWEFSSLRRCKWSTMCMLVELHNQGQDRFVYTCNECKHHVETRWHCTVCEDFDLCISCYNTKGHEHQMVKWGLGLDDDSNSQSGEASKSPQESRRLSIQRCIQSLVHACQCRNANCSLPSCQKMKRVVQHTKGCKRKTNGGCPVCKQLIALCCYHAKHCQENKCPVPFCLNIKHKLRQQQLQHRLQQAQMMRRRMATMQGRAMPQSLPSPPASTAHSTPTSHQQPNTPQTPQPLSNQPATPNAGVMSPAYPNVPRNGQPPPQASQGKPGPQASPLHQQQSPLPHPPQQQPLQQHPQQQAPPPAAVRMAQHIEMVAQAQHNRMNGLPINHQQPRMPGPMQPPIVGPRGQQVMQPMLQGQWAGGPQAGMQVTQQPVAPQQAAQGPQQTIPMQRPMMPQQAAQQRMMVPTQGQQPRATQRPGAIAPNALQDLLRTLKSPSSPQQQQQVLNILKSNPQLMAAFIKQRTAKYANQPQQQPGMHAAQPAMQGMATMQGVPRPGMAPQQQQQQPMPQGTQNQLMNPAHTNNPQLQELYRRQILQQQQQQQQQQQQGVMQQAHGQFPQAQGAATNYSQLRIQQQQQLAMQGQLPSMAQMGQAGLGIESTPNLLHQRMLQQQQLPQQQAVLKSPMSSPAQQSPMSPQAHLLTGQPMGNALGSQVCSPAPVQSPRPPSQQPPPHSSPSPQVQPQPSPQHAPPHTGAPHTSLATPMPGSLEQGHLGTPEQSAMLPQLNTPNHGGLPSDLSMGGDATGDTLEKFVERL encoded by the exons AGTTGGGCTCACTTTCCTGGGATGACCTGGAGAATGATCTTCCAGATGAGCTGATTCCCAATGGAAGCGACCTGGGGCTCATGTCCATGCCGTCTAACGGTGGTTCAGCAGGTGGTCACGGCCCCATGGTACAAGACGCTGCCGCCAAGCATAAGCAGCTCTCGGAGCTCCTACGGCCGGGAAGCAGCAGCAACCTCATCGCCAGTCCGCAGCCCGGAGGCATGGCGGCTCAGCTAGGCGGGCTGGGAAAGAGTTCTCTAGGTCAGGGCTCTCCTTCCCATCCCTCTCAAACACCGAAACAAGGGACACAGGGGGGTAATGCTGGATCAGCTGGCATGGGACTCGGCACAGGATTTAACCAAGCTATGCTGAACAGCGGCCAGCCTCACGGCATGTTGGGACAGAACGCGGGCACTCAGCAGGGTCAGGCGATGAATGGAACTCTTGGGTCCGTAGGCCGGGGTCGCGGTGCGGCGGGGACGCAGTACCAGAGTGCTGCTATGCAAGTGGCACCTTCAGTAGGGGCAACGGGGAGGGGAGCAGCGGGCAGCGTCCTGGCAGAGACTCTCACGCAAGGGGCACAGCAGATGGGCATCAACGCTCAGCAGGCTGGCAACATCAACAAG ATGGGCATGGCAGGTGGTAATAGTCAGTTCGGTCAGTATCAGGGCGGAGGGCAACAAATAGGTACGGCTGGCGTAAATGCTCAGCTACAGAATAAAGGCACCCTGCCCAACAGTTTGCCACCTTTCCCAACTGACCTCAAAGGAGCAGCAGTCACCAGCGTGCCAAACATG CCCCAGCAGCAGCAGGTGCCAGTTGGAATGGTAGCAGGTCAGGGCGTGTCCGCAGGCCCCACGGCCGACCCGGAGAAGCGCAAGCTGATCCAGCAGCAGCTGGTTCTGCTGCTCCACGCCCACAAGTGCCAGCGGCGCGAGCAGGCAAACGGCGAGGTGAGAGCTTGCTCGCTGCCCCACTGCAGGACCATGAAGAACGTTCTCAACCACATGACACACTGCCAGGCCGGCAAATCCTGCCAAG TGGCTCACTGTGCTTCATCGAGGCAGATCATCTCTCACTGGAAGAACTGCACGAGGCATGACTGTCCCGTCTGCCTCCCGCTGAAGAACGCCAGTGACAAGCGCAACCAGCAAC CTATGCTGAGTTCGCCTAACGCTGGTCTGCAGACCTCCATCGGGTCAGTCGGCACGGGCCAGCAGACGACGCCTGCTCTAAGCAGCTCCACACCCATCGACCCCAGCTCCATGCAGCGGGCGTACGCCGCCCTCGGCCTCCCTTACAGCAGCCAAACCCCCACGCAAGCCCAGTCTCCTGCACAGACACAGGGTGCCGGGCAGCCGACTGCACAGACCCAGCAGCAGATGAGAACACTCAATCTACTCG GTGGTAGTCAAATGAACCTGAGCGGAAGTGCAATTGGCGTGCCGACATCAGACCAGGCCAAGCTGCTCTCGGACGGCACCATGTCGTCCACCCTCAACGCTAACAC TCAGCTGATGTCAGACATCCCTGCTGTGGGCAATATGAGTAATCTGCCTACGGCGGCACCGCTGTCAGCCACCGGCGTGAGGAAGGCCTGGCACGAGCACGTCACCCAGGACCTCCGGAATCACCTTGTACACAAACT GGTTCAGGCCATCTTCCCTACGCCGGACCCCGCTGCTCTAAAGGACCGCCGAATGGAAAATTTAGTAGCGTATGCACGGAAAGTGGAAGGGGATATGTACGAGTCTGCTAACAGCAGG GACGAGTACTATCACTTCCTGGCTGAGAAGATCTATAAGATCCAGAAAGAGCTGGAGGAGAAGAGAAGGTCACGATTACAGAGGCAGATTATTAACCAAACGCCCATGACGGCAGCGGGGCAACAGCCACAGGCCCTCAACCAGCCTAATGTCATGGGACCTCGGCCACAGA ATGGACCTGTGCCTATGCCCAATGTGCCAAATCAGATCATGAATCGCATGCCGGTGTCACAAG GGATGAATCCATTCAATACAATGCCCAGTGTGCCGATGTCTCAGGCTCCCATGGCATCCCGTGCTGCTTCTCCAATAAACCATCCACAACAGATTAACATGAACCAAGTCCCAACG ATGAATATGTCACCCACACGAATGCCCCAGACGCAAGGCATGCTGGGAACGCACGCCGGGAACATGGTGGCGCCCACCAATCAGACACAGTTTGTGGCTCAGACGCAGTTTCCCACCAACGCCATGAATGTCAACATTGGCCAGCCCAACACGCAGCCGGCTGTTTCACAG CAGCAGCAGAACGCTAACCTACCCCTGAATGCACTTGGCCCCTTGGGCCCCCAGCTAGGCTGCCCCACGCCCCCTCAGGCTCCACTCCGCGCCACACCACCCCCCAACACCACCGTCAGCACCACTAACTTGCCAGCAGCACTGCAGCCCAATCGGGCCTCCACACCCGTCCCTGCTCAGGGCACCCCGCCTCACACGCAGCCCCAGGCGGAGCTGCCTTTATCCGCCCACCAGCACCCTGGAACACCG AGCGGTGATAATCGTGTACCCACCCCAGCATCAGCAGGCAGCACCGACCTGCACTCCCAGCATCCCGTGCCTGACGTGCCTCCCAGCGAAACGAAAACAGAGGAGCAGGATTACGACATGGGCATCAAAACAGAGCCCAAGATGGAG AGCGAGGATGACACATTCTCCATGTTGGTCAAGAGAGAGGAGCAAGAGGGGTCGGAGGCCAAGCAGGAGCCGATGGAGACAGAGGATAAGAAGACTGATATTAAAGCGGAGACCAAAGAGGAAGATGAAAGCAGGACAAACGGAACAACGTCCTCTTCACCATCGCAGTCGCGGAGGAAAA TCTTTAAGCCTGAAGAGCTGCGGCAGGCATTGATGCCCACGCTTGAGTCTCTGTATAGACAGGATCCAGAGTCTTTGCCATTCCGGCAGCCTGTGGACCCCCTTGTTCTTGGCATCCCA GATTACTTTGATATCGTGAAGAACCCGATAGACCTGTCGACTATCAAACGAAAGCTGGACACGGGTCAGTACCAGGAGCCCTGGCAGTACGTGGAGGACGTATGGCTGATGTTCAACAACGCTTGGTTGTACAATAGGAAGACATCACGTGTGTACAAATACTGCTCCAAACTGGCTGAGGTGTTCGAGCAGGAGATAGATCCTGTCATGCAGGGCCTCGGTTACTGTTGCGGAAGGAAG TACGAGTTTTCTCCTCAGACGCTGTGCTGCTACGGCAAGCAACTGTGTACAATACCCCGAGACGGCACTTATTACAGCTATCAGAACAG GTATCATTTCTGCGAGAAGTGCTTCAATGAGATTCAGGGAGATAGCGTGACGCTGGGAGACGATCCTGCTCAGCCGCAGAC TATGATTTCTAAAGACCAGTTTGAAAGGAAGAAGAACGACACGTTAGATCCTGAGCC GTTTGTTGAATGTAAAGATTGTGGGCGGAAGATGCATCAGATATGTGTCCTGCATTATGAAGTTATCTGGCCTTCTGG TTTCATCTgtgaaaattgtttaaaaaagagTGGGAAGTCAAGAAAAGAGAACAAATTTTCAGCGAAAA GGTTGCAGTCGACGAGGTTGGGCATGTACATAGAGGATCGGGTGAACAAGTACTTGAAAAGGCAGAATCATCTGGAAGCTGGAGAAGTGTTCGTGCGAGTAGTAGCCAGTTCGGACAAAACGGTGGAGGTCAAACCCGGCATGAAGGCCAG GTTTGTAGACACAGGAGAGATGCTTGAGAGCTTCCCCTACAGAACCAAAGCACTTTTTGCATTTGAGGAGATTGACGGAGTGGACGTGTGTTTCTTCGGCATGCACGTGCAAGAGTACGGATCTGAATGCTCTTTCCCCAACACCAG ACGGGTATACATATCGTACCTCGATAGTATTCACTTCTTCAGACCTCGCTTGCTGAGAACAGCAGTCTATCATGAAATCCTCATTGGCTATTTGGAATACGTCAAGAAGCTTGG ATACGTTACGGCTCACATCTGGGCGTGTCCGCCTAGTGAAGGTGATGACTATATCTTCCATTGTCACCCTGCCGATCAGAAGATCCCTAAACCCAAGCGCCTGCAGGAATGGTACCGTAAAATGCTGGACAAGGCCTATGCTGAGCGGATACTGCATGACTACAAG GACATCTTCAAGCAAGCCACAGAGGACCGTTTGACGAGTGCAAACGAGCTTCCATATTTCGAGGGGGACTTTTGGCCCAATGTGCTGGAGGAGAGCATCAAGGAGCTGGAAcaggaggaagaggagagaaagaaagaggagaACACAGCAGTATGCGAAACACCTGAG TTTCGTTCTTTCCAAAAGGGCACGCCAGGGGACAGTAAGAATGCAAAGAAGAAGAATAACAAGAAaacgaataaaaataaaagcagccTGAGCCGAGCCAATAAGAAGAAGCCTGGGATGCCGAATGTAGCCAATGACCTTTCTCAGAAACTTTATGCTGCCATGGAGAAACACAAAGAG GTGTTTTTTGTAATCCATCTCCACTCTGGGCCCATGGTCAACACACTACCACCCATCATTGACTCCGATCCCTTCCTTACTTGTGACCTAATGGACGGACGAGATGCCTTCCTGACGTTAGCACGAGACAAACACTGGGAGTTTAGCTCTCTGCGGCGTTGCAAGTGGAGCACCATGTGCATGCTGGTGGAATTGCACAACCAGGGCCAGGACCGCTTTGTCTACACCTGCAACGAATGTAAACACCACGTTGAAACACGCTGGCACTGCACTGTCTGCGAG GACTTTGACTTGTGCATTAGCTGCTACAACACTAAGGGTCATGAGCACCAGATGGTTAAGTGGGGTCTGGGTCTGGACGACGACAGCAACAGCCAAAGCGGTGAAGCCTCCAAGAGTCCTCAGGAGAGTCGGCGTCTAAGCATCCAGCGCTGCATCCAGTCTCTGGTTCACGCCTGCCAGTGCCGCAATGCCAACTGCTCCCTGCCATCTTGCCAGAAGATGAAACGAGTGGTGCAGCACACCAAGGGCTGCAAGCGCAAGACGAACGGCGGCTGTCCAGTGTGCAAGCAGCTTATCGCCCTCTGCTGTTACCACGCCAAGCACTGCCAGGAGAACAAGTGCCCCGTGCCCTTCTGCCTCAACATCAAGCACAAATTGCGTCAGCAGCAGCTGCAGCATAGACTGCAGCAGGCACAGATGATGCGAAGACGCATGGCCACTATGCAGGGGCGAGCCATGCCTCAGAGTCTGCCGTCGCCCCCTGCCTCCACAGCCCACAGCACGCCCACCTCCCATCAGCAACCCAACACCCCCCAAACCCCACAGCCGCTATCCAATCAGCCAGCCACGCCTAATGCGGGCGTCATGTCCCCTGCCTATCCCAATGTGCCCCGCAACGGGCAGCCGCCACCACAAGCCTCGCAGGGCAAACCCGGCCCACAAGCTTCCCCGCTTCACCAGCAGCAGTCTCCACTTCCCCATCCTCCTCAACAACAGCCGCTGCAACAACATCCACAACAGCAGGCTCCGCCCCCAGCTGCGGTAAGAATGGCGCAGCACATAGAAATGGTCGCACAGGCTCAACACAACCGCATGAATGGCCTTCCCATAAACCATCAACAGCCACGCATGCCAGGCCCCATGCAGCCTCCTATTGTTGGGCCACGTGGGCAGCAAGTCATGCAGCCTATGCTACAAGGGCAGTGGGCCGGAGGCCCTCAGGCAGGTATGCAGGTGACTCAGCAGCCGGTTGCTCCGCAGCAGGCCGCACAGGGGCCACAACAGACCATCCCCATGCAGAGACCCATGATGCCCCAGCAAGCAGCGCAGCAACGCATGATGGTGCCTACGCAGGGCCAGCAACCTCGAGCGACCCAGAGACCCGGAGCCATCGCCCCCAATGCCTTGCAGGATCTGCTACGCACCCTCAAGTCACCGAGCTCACCCCAGCAGCAACAGCAGGTCCTGAACATCCTCAAATCCAATCCACAACTTATGGCTGCTTTTATCAAACAAAGGACAGCAAAATATGCCAATCAGCCGCAGCAGCAACCAGGCATGCACGCAGCACAGCCTGCGATGCAGGGCATGGCAACCATGCAAGGGGTTCCACGGCCTGGCATGGCCCCTcagcaacaacagcagcagcccATGCCGCAGGGCACTCAGAATCAGCTCATGAACCCTGCACACACTAACAACCCGCAACTACAGGAGCTGTATCGCCGGCAGATTTTGCAacagcaacagcagcagcaacaacaacagcagcagggAGTGATGCAACAGGCACACGGCCAGTTCCCGCAGGCACAAGGAGCTGCAACCAATTACTCGCAACTTCGGATTCAGCAACAGCAGCAGTTGGCCATGCAGGGTCAGCTGCCCTCCATGGCCCAGATGGGGCAGGCCGGGTTGGGTATAGAAAGCACACCCAATCTCCTGCATCAACGCATGCTTCAGCAGCAGCAGCTTCCACAACAGCAGGCCGTGCTTAAGTCTCCCATGAGCTCACCGGCACAACAGAGTCCCATGAGCCCACAAGCTCACCTACTTACGGGCCAGCCAATGGGTAACGCACTCGGCAGTCAGGTGTGCTCGCCTGCCCCCGTACAGTCACCCAGACCTCCATCCCAGCAACCGCCTCCACATTCCAGTCCTTCCCCACAGGTTCAGCCGCAGCCGTCACCACAGCACGCACCACCTCACACAGGAGCACCCCACACGAGCCTGGCGACCCCCATGCCTGGCTCATTGGAGCAGGGACACCTGGGTACACCCGAGCAGAGTGCCATGCTTCCACAGCTTAATACGCCCAATCACGGAGGGCTGCCCAGTGACTTAAGTATGGGGGGAGATGCGACGGGAgacacgctggagaaatttgtgGAGCGATTGTAG